The following coding sequences are from one Lolium rigidum isolate FL_2022 chromosome 6, APGP_CSIRO_Lrig_0.1, whole genome shotgun sequence window:
- the LOC124663529 gene encoding pentatricopeptide repeat-containing protein At4g36680, mitochondrial-like: MAAFFSASGRRLLSTAAAVSEYAVPIARIRNLARAGRLTDIDATVAPLIQAHPKAVISALSLVGLSDQASAILSTISSPTSELLNALLGPLLRRRRHAERVPGLLNAHPSAPRNAVTWSILAKSLCITKGADEAVYLLHGEEPPSLHLYTAIIDSYYKEKKPHRAEELWRDMVDKHGIAPDAAAYNVRITYKSTAGTVEEVKELIRAMHEEAGIQPDAVSYNGLIRVLGRHKRVDEALEVYRGFQEKVGAEGNTEAKSTPDCSTYTAMARALCNAERWSEAEDVFYDGVKRRKVVELGTVRKLVVGLNKAGKGRAARRVVVGLRKKFPDHFNGPWQELEKDAGLTPGASNEEEDAEEDEQQPAKTAATA, encoded by the coding sequence ATGGCCGCATTCTTCtctgcctccggccgccgcctgctCTCCACGGCCGCCGCTGTTTCCGAGTACGCTGTCCCGATAGCCCGCATCCGCAACCTCGCTCGCGCCGGCCGTCTCACCGACATCGACGCCACCGTCGCGCCGCTCATACAGGCGCACCCTAAGGCTGTAATCTCCGCCCTATCCCTGGTCGGTCTCTCCGACCAGGCCTCCGCCATCCTCTCCACCATCTCGTCGCCCACCTCCGAGCTCCTCAACGCTCTCCTGGGCccactcctccgccgccgccgccacgccgagcGCGTACCCGGTCTACTGAACGCGCACCCCTCCGCGCCGCGCAACGCCGTCACCTGGTCCATCCTCGCCAAATCACTCTGCATCACCAAAGGCGCCGACGAAGCGGTGTACCTCCTCCACGGGGAGGAGCCGCCCTCCCTCCACCTTTACACGGCCATCATCGACTCCTACTACAAGGAGAAGAAGCCCCACCGCGCCGAAGAGCTGTGGCGCGACATGGTCGACAAGCACGGCATCGCGCCCGATGCCGCCGCCTACAACGTCAGGATCACCTACAAGTCCACAGCCGGCACGGTTGAGGAGGTGAAGGAGCTGATCCGGGCCATGCACGAGGAGGCAGGGATCCAGCCAGACGCTGTCTCCTACAACGGGCTGATCCGGGTGCTGGGGCGGCACAAAAGGGTGGACGAGGCCCTGGAGGTATACAGGGGCTTTCAGGAGAAGGTGGGAGCAGAGGGGAATACTGAGGCCAAGTCGACGCCGGATTGCTCGACTTACACTGCCATGGCCCGTGCACTTTGCAACGCCGAGAGGTGGTCAGAAGCGGAGGATGTGTTCTACGACGGGGTGAAGCGCCGGAAGGTGGTGGAACTGGGCACGGTGCGGAAGCTGGTGGTCGGTCTCAATAAGGCTGGCAAGGGGCGGGCAGCAAGGCGTGTGGTGGTTGGGCTGCGCAAGAAGTTCCCTGACCACTTCAATGGTCCATGGCAGGAGCTTGAGAAGGATGCCGGCCTCACGCCTGGTGCCAGCAACGAAGAGGAGGACGCAGAAGAGGACGAGCAGCAGCCAGCAAAGACGGCGGCCACCGCGTGA
- the LOC124667499 gene encoding CTP synthase-like, whose translation MKYVLVTGGVVSGLGKGVTASSIGVVLKACGLRITSIKIDPYLNTDAGTMSPFEHGEVFVLDDGGEVDLDLGNYERFLDIKLTRDNNITTGKIYQSVIDKERKGEYLGKTVQVVPHITNAIQDWIERVAMIPVDGKDGPADVCVIELGGTIGDIESMPFIEALGQFSYRVGPGNFCLVHVSLVPVLNVVGEQKTKPTQHSVRGLRGLGLTPNILACRSTKELEENVKEKLSQFCHVPASNIVTLYDVSNIWRIPLLLRDQKAHEAILKVLNIQSFPGEPKLDEWVARATMFDTLQDTVRIAMVGKYTGLSDSYLSVLKALLHASVDCRRKLVVDWVASTDLEDSTKIEAPDAYKSAWTLLKGADGILVPGGFGDRGVQGKILAAQYARENNVPYLGICLGMQMAVVEYARNVMNLSDANSTEFDPNAKTPCVIFMPEGSKTHMGGTMRLGSRRTFFKVADCKSAKLYDNVDYVDERHRHRYEVNPDMVPEFEIAGLQFVGKDESGRRMEIIEIPNHQYFVGAQFHPEFKSRPSKPSPLFVGLIAASSGQLGKVLQNCSSDHVVPAKHQNGPYVPAVHQNGHAKKLMNGLSNGTYYPNGNGVHA comes from the exons ATGAAGTACGTGCTGGTCACCGGCGGCGTGGTGAGCGGCCTCGGCAAGGGCGTCACGGCCAGCAGCATCGGCGTCGTCCTCAAGGCGTGCGGCCTCCGCATTACGTCCATCAAGATCG ATCCTTATCTTAATACCGATGCTGGGACTATGTCCCCGTTCGAACACGGTGAAGTGTTTGTGTTAGATGATGGTGGTGAG GTGGACTTGGATCTTGGGAATTATGAAAGGTTTCTTGATATTAAACTCACCCGGGACAACAATATAACCACTGGCAAGATTTACCAG TCTGTTATTGACAAGGAGAGGAAAGGGGAATACTTGGGAAAGACTGTGCAG GTTGTGCCACACATCACAAATGCCATACAAGACTGGATTGAGCGTGTTGCGATGATACCGGTGGATGGCAAGGACGGACCAGCTGATGTCTGTGTGATAGAACTGGGGGGAACAATTG GTGATATTGAATCTATGCCATTCATTGAAGCTTTGGGTCAATTCTCTTATCGTGTTG GACCTGGTAACTTCTGTTTGGTGCATGTCAGTCTTGTTCCAGTTCTAAATGTTGTTGGTGAACAG AAAACTAAGCCGACTCAACACAGTGTGCGTGGTTTAAGGGGACTTGGTCTCACCCCAAATATTTTAGCTTGTCGCAGTACAAAG GAACTGGAAGAAAACGTGAAAGAGAAACTCTCCCAGTTCTGCCATGTGCCG GCATCTAACATTGTCACTCTATATGATGTTTCCAATATTTGGCGTATTCCATTGTTGCTACGG GACCAAAAAGCACATGAAGCTATTCTTAAAGTTCTGAACATTCAAAG CTTTCCTGGTGAGCCAAAATTGGACGAGTGGGTTGCAAGAGCTACTATGTTTGATACCCTTCAGGATACT GTGAGGATTGCTATGGTTGGAAAGTACACTGGTCTATCTGACTCTTACCTCTCTGTGCTGAAG gcCCTCTTGCACGCTTCAGTTGATTGCCGCAGGAAGCTTGTTGTTGATTGGGTTGCTTCTACAGATCTTGAGGACTCCACCAAAATTGAG GCACCTGATGCTTACAAATCAGCATGGACTTTATTGAAG GGTGCCGATGGCATTTTAGTACCTGGTGGCTTCGGAGATAGAGGTGTTCAAGGAAAAATCCTGGCTGCTCAGTATGCACGCGAAAACAATGTACCATATCTTGGTATATGTCTTGGAATGCAGATGGCTGTTGTAGAATATGCTAGGAATGTCATGAATCTCTCTGATGCGAACAGCACTGAATTTGATCCCAATGCCAAGACCCCATGTGTTATTTTTATGCCAGAG GGTTCGAAAACACATATGGGTGGTACAATGCGCCTAGGATCGAGGAGGACATTCTTCAAGGTTGCTGATTGCAAGTCTGCTAAATT GTATGACAATGTGGATTATGTAGATGAGAGGCACCGGCACAGATATGAG GTAAATCCTGATATGGTGCCAGAGTTTGAAATTGCTGGACTTCAATTTGTTGGGAAAGATGAGAGTGGCAGGAGAATGGAG ATAATCGAAATACCAAATCACCAATATTTTGTTGGCGCACAATTTCATCCTGAATTCAAGTCAAGACCTTCAAAACCTTCTCCGTTATTTGTTG GGCTAATCGCTGCCTCATCTGGGCAACTGGGTAAGGTTCTGCAAAACTGCTCCAGCGACCATGTGGTTCCTGCTAAACATCAAAATGGTCCATACGTGCCTGCAGTACACCAAAATGGGCATGCTAAGAAGCTTATGAATGGCCTATCGAATGGAACATACTACCCCAATGGGAACGGTGTCCATGCCTAG